Proteins encoded within one genomic window of uncultured Draconibacterium sp.:
- a CDS encoding histidine kinase, with product MKSIPFITLVLLLICFSSFAQNETIRLRPETGKKYIYQFNKSIYHQSKDGEKLNEYLWTKILEIEYKTTAPKGKKLLFVTVSKNTLQKPGEIPFVYRDYEYPEFQNEYYGGVRTDAYENLVCNVLFKYEFNEATNELKLYNRDEVLLAAKKRLDRKEFDHITKDRRIEDFNIKAIPQITKYVQLLYQVNNELLDPQEYDVKIATKDHILSVTNQRWDKEPGLYALNYSLNNQEKFLREYQRISLDSTKQPRFINGNYYSLSYNEECIKLVNINKKTGTRLTVSGRVSGMINKKVTLALLRNSYGTELYQETAFLDENNTFHIETELEHPGLVFLLFGQSNSTAALPVIPIYAEPGSNIQLSANGEFPWDVEFSGDFSDAQKLLYNFNKEHDWLKQRLNFNTINWWWPSQMKYANLKDAIDNFDAKTMAYKEAIPQYVFDFITNELKANLMSGVLRYLSTWEFEQRMSWGQVYFPEEDVVDLDYLNKVLNEVAIHEIYNPTGVFSRQFANNYLSYYFQTVKKVRNVDYFGYTNAAIPSTILRYSGDLPNKIEIAKTLLAGPALYGQIAEMLVQEKTTVYNQESEAQLYRKNEVEKYLDLILRLSNDPEFNQSLKDIIDTQSQWDKKDYVPDTKFFDEKGEAKYLKDFLGNKPVLFYVTDNWSIERYFFDELAKENPEINFVLVTEGSNLQEWMDYTKRADPVANQLFLINHKVQLTTIFKSGKGHFIAYDKDGVRIGFHGNMVSGMNLCKQSLQPQKKELNKSQLQIIIVVLLTILTTLIIGLLLWKWRVRQKFQREERKRRLRELELTAIRSQMNPHFLFNSLNSVQNLVQQNKGREAHLYLSDFAGLIRKVLNNSEKEEVSLAEELEMVRQYLNLEKLRFDFDFEISVEDKIDAHNTQIPSMLMQPFVENAVLHGLQNKSGEKHLKIEVTKEDAFVVIRITDNGIGRKAAKEMQQQKNGKSTKLMNERLDILRQKQGEKYKLSTIDLEEGTRVEIVLPEEK from the coding sequence ATGAAATCAATTCCATTTATAACGCTGGTTCTTCTTCTTATTTGTTTTTCCTCTTTCGCCCAAAACGAAACTATTCGTTTACGCCCTGAAACCGGAAAGAAATACATCTATCAGTTTAATAAATCGATTTACCATCAATCAAAAGATGGAGAAAAACTGAATGAATATCTTTGGACTAAGATTTTGGAGATAGAATATAAAACTACCGCGCCAAAGGGTAAAAAATTGCTTTTTGTAACTGTTAGCAAAAACACCCTCCAAAAGCCTGGTGAAATTCCATTTGTGTACAGGGATTACGAATATCCGGAGTTTCAAAATGAGTATTACGGTGGAGTGAGAACTGATGCGTATGAGAATCTGGTTTGTAATGTGCTTTTTAAATATGAGTTTAATGAAGCAACCAATGAGCTTAAGCTCTACAACCGCGATGAAGTTTTATTAGCCGCAAAAAAACGATTAGATAGAAAAGAATTTGATCACATTACGAAGGACAGACGAATTGAAGATTTTAACATCAAGGCTATACCTCAGATCACCAAATATGTTCAGTTACTTTATCAGGTAAATAATGAGTTGCTTGATCCGCAGGAATATGATGTTAAGATTGCCACAAAGGATCATATTTTGTCGGTAACGAACCAACGATGGGATAAAGAGCCCGGGCTTTACGCACTAAATTATTCCCTTAATAATCAGGAAAAATTTCTTCGGGAATACCAACGCATTTCACTGGATTCAACCAAACAACCCCGGTTTATTAATGGTAATTATTACAGTTTGTCTTATAACGAGGAGTGTATAAAACTGGTAAATATTAACAAGAAGACAGGTACTCGCTTAACCGTTTCCGGAAGAGTAAGTGGTATGATCAATAAAAAGGTTACGCTGGCATTATTGCGTAATTCTTACGGTACAGAATTGTATCAGGAAACTGCATTTCTGGACGAGAACAATACTTTTCACATTGAAACTGAACTTGAACATCCGGGCTTGGTTTTTCTTTTATTTGGCCAATCCAATTCCACGGCTGCATTACCTGTAATTCCAATATATGCTGAGCCGGGAAGCAATATTCAGTTATCTGCAAACGGCGAATTCCCTTGGGATGTAGAGTTCTCAGGTGATTTTTCAGACGCTCAAAAACTGCTTTATAATTTTAATAAAGAACATGATTGGCTTAAACAAAGACTGAATTTTAATACCATAAACTGGTGGTGGCCTTCCCAGATGAAATACGCTAATTTAAAAGATGCCATTGATAATTTTGATGCTAAAACGATGGCTTATAAAGAAGCTATTCCCCAATATGTTTTCGATTTTATTACCAATGAGCTAAAAGCCAATTTAATGAGTGGTGTGCTGAGATATCTTTCAACATGGGAATTTGAGCAACGAATGAGCTGGGGTCAAGTGTATTTTCCTGAAGAGGATGTGGTAGATCTGGACTATTTAAACAAGGTTTTAAATGAAGTTGCAATTCATGAAATATATAATCCAACGGGTGTGTTCTCCAGGCAGTTTGCCAATAATTATTTGTCCTATTATTTTCAAACCGTAAAAAAGGTACGGAATGTAGATTATTTTGGATATACGAACGCGGCAATTCCTTCAACTATTTTACGATATTCAGGCGATTTACCTAATAAAATTGAAATAGCTAAAACTTTGCTGGCAGGCCCTGCGCTTTACGGACAAATTGCAGAAATGTTGGTTCAGGAAAAAACTACAGTTTATAATCAGGAATCAGAAGCTCAACTATATCGCAAAAATGAAGTTGAGAAATACCTTGATTTGATTCTGCGCTTAAGCAACGACCCGGAATTTAATCAATCGCTTAAAGATATTATCGATACTCAGTCTCAATGGGATAAAAAGGATTATGTACCCGACACCAAATTTTTTGATGAAAAGGGAGAGGCAAAATATTTAAAAGACTTTTTGGGGAATAAGCCCGTTTTGTTTTATGTAACAGACAATTGGTCGATAGAGCGTTATTTCTTTGATGAGCTTGCTAAGGAAAATCCCGAAATAAACTTTGTACTGGTAACTGAAGGAAGTAACCTTCAGGAATGGATGGATTATACCAAACGAGCAGACCCCGTTGCTAATCAATTGTTTTTAATTAACCACAAGGTACAGTTAACCACCATTTTTAAATCCGGTAAAGGCCATTTTATTGCCTACGATAAGGATGGCGTTAGAATTGGATTTCATGGAAATATGGTGAGTGGTATGAATTTGTGCAAACAAAGTCTGCAGCCCCAAAAAAAAGAACTGAATAAATCGCAACTGCAGATTATTATAGTAGTATTACTCACCATCCTAACCACCTTAATAATAGGTTTATTACTGTGGAAATGGCGGGTTCGGCAAAAATTCCAAAGGGAGGAGCGGAAACGTCGACTCCGGGAGTTGGAGCTAACGGCTATCCGGTCGCAAATGAATCCGCATTTTCTTTTTAATTCGTTGAACTCGGTGCAAAACCTTGTTCAGCAAAACAAGGGCCGCGAGGCCCATTTGTATTTAAGCGATTTTGCCGGGTTGATTCGAAAAGTGCTGAATAATTCAGAGAAAGAGGAGGTGTCGCTGGCCGAAGAACTGGAAATGGTTCGACAGTATTTGAATTTGGAAAAGCTACGTTTTGATTTCGATTTTGAGATTAGCGTTGAAGATAAAATTGATGCACACAACACGCAGATTCCGTCGATGCTGATGCAACCTTTTGTGGAGAATGCAGTTCTTCACGGGTTGCAGAATAAAAGTGGCGAGAAGCATTTAAAAATTGAAGTTACGAAGGAAGATGCATTTGTTGTAATTAGAATTACCGACAACGGAATTGGGCGCAAAGCCGCAAAAGAAATGCAACAGCAAAAGAATGGGAAAAGCACAAAACTGATGAATGAACGCCTCGATATTCTTCGACAAAAGCAGGGAGAGAAATATAAACTCTCAACTATTGACTTGGAAGAAGGAACGCGCGTGGAAATTGTTTTACCCGAAGAAAAGTAA